The genomic stretch TAATGGTGCTCCAGTTGGTGATAACCAAAACTCAATTACTGCAGGTCCAAATGGCAGCGTGCTATTAGAAGATGTGCAGTTAATTCAAAAACTACAGCGTTTTGCGCGTGAACGTATTCCTGAGCGTGTTGTGCATCCACGTGGCGCAGGTGCTCATGGTGTATTCGTAGCAAGTACTGATTTTAGCGGTATTACTGCTGCAGCACCCTTTGCAGATAAAGGTAAAGAGACCCCGGTATTTGTACGTTTTTCTTCGGTGAGCCACAGTAAAGGTAGTCCTGAAACAGTACGTGATCCACGTGGTTTTGCCACTAAATTCTATACTGACGAAGGCAACTGGGATCTGGTTGGTAATAACCTGCCGGTATTTTTTATCAGAGATGCAATTAAATTCCCTGATATGGTGCATTCGTTAAAACCATCACCCGTGACTAATATTCAAGATGCCAACCGTGTGTTTGATTTCTTTTCCAATGAGCCGGGCGCTATCCACATGTTGACGTGGGTATACAGCGATAATGGCACGCCTGCAAGCTATCGTAAAATGGACGGTTTTGGTGTTCATGCTTATAAGATGATTAATGATGGTGGTGAAGTGAGCTATGTGAAATTTCATTGGAAGAGTTTGCAGGGCATTGATAATTTAGATGCAGATGAAGTAGCTAAAGTGCAATCTACGGACTTCCAGCATTTAACCCGTGACTTGTATGCCAGTATCGCCGCAGAGGAGTACCCGCAGTGGGATTTATATATCAAAGTCATGAGCCCATCAGATCTTAATCACTTTGACTATAACCCACTTGATGCAACCAAAGTATGGACTAATATTGCTGAGACGAAAGTTGGCACAATGACGTAAAACAGAATGCCGACTAACTTCTTCCAAGAAACGGAACAGGTGGCGATGGCGCCAGCAAACCTTATTCCGGGTATTGAACCGTCTGAAGATCGGCTTTTACAAGGTCGTGTGTTTTCTTACTCTGATACACAAATGTATCGTTTAGGGGCGAATCATCAACAACTACCGATTAATCGTCCATTAGTAAACGTGGTTAATTATAATCAAGATGGTGTGCTAAATGTTGGCACAACCCAGTCTAATGTGAATTATCAACCAAGCCGTGAAGGGGTTGTTGAAGATCAAGCTGCACGTCATTCTACGCCATCGTTAGCTGGAGATGTGCAGCAACGCGCTATCTATAAACAACAAAATTTTGCACAAGCGGGTGAGCTATATCGTAGTTTCACTGAGCAAGAGCAGCGTAATTTAATCCGTAATTTATCGGGTGATCTTGGTGCTGTCGAAAATAATGAAGTTAAGCATAAGATGTTGAGCTTTTTTTATAAAGCTGATACTGAATACGGCACTCAATTAACGAAAGCGGTAAACGGTGATCTTGTCAAAGTTAAAAAATTAGCAATGAGCTTATAAACAAGTTAAGTAATGATGATGCGAAATAATCTTCTTTTTAAGGCGATTATTTCGCATATATTAAATGAATTGAGTACTAACAAAATGCTAAATCCAAAAAAGATTTTCCCACTAATATTTTTGATATTACCTGTTTTATCCTTACTTGTGATTATTAACTTACATGCGAGTGAACTCACCGTTCATGAAGGCTATGATGAACTTACTCCTTACTATCATGCAGCAGCAAGAACTGGAGATGATGAGGTTGTGATTGAATTCTTGAATGCAGGTTTACCGATTGATATTAAAAATCATAAAGGTTATACCGCGTTAATGATCGCAACATATAACGGTAATCGATCTATTGTGAATACATTGATCAAACGTGGCACAGATGTGTGTGCTGAAGATAATAAAGGCAATACGGCACTTATGGCTGCCATTTTTAGAGCTGAGTTCACTATCGCTAAGATGTTGTTGAAAAGTGATTGTGACGCAAACCAGCAAAATAAAGCAGGGCAAACAGCTGTTATGTATGCGACATTATTTGGCCGTAAGGAGCTAAGATCGTTACTTATTAAACGCGGCGCTGATGTATTACTAAAAGACAATAGTGGTAATTCGGCTGATAGTATTCAAGAATATTGAAAAATGTGATTATACATAGACTACGATTGTGAATCGATAACAACACAAATCACTTGTTATGTTAGACCTTAATTCGCTAAGTTCCTAAATTGTTGTGCTATTGTTGTATTAATGCTTACCTTTTTTTTATTGTGAAAAATAACATAAGCAGTCACAAGGTTTACTGGTTTCGCATTTCTTTATTTTTAGCTAGGAGACAGTCATGATCCCTGAAGCTTACATTTACGACGCAATTCGAACACCGCGTGGTTTAGGCAAACCCAGTGGCGCTTTACACGAAGCCAAACCCGTTAATCTTTTAGCTGATTTACTTAATCACCTACAACAACGCAATGGCTTTGATACGGATGCGGTCGATGACATTGTATTGGGATGCGTGACGCCGATTGGCGAACAAGGTGCAGACATTGCTAAAACGGCGGCGCTTGTTGCTGGATGGAAAGATGATGTTGGCGGGGTGAGTTTAAATCGATTTTGTGCTTCAGGACTTGAATCTATCAATATGGCAGCGATGAAAATACGCTCGGGTTGGGAGCATTTAGTCATTGCTGGTGGGATTGAATGTATGTCTCGGGTGAAAATGGGCAGTGATGGTGGCGCTTGGTCAATGGATCCTGAAACCAGTTTAGCGACTGATTATATGCCACAAGGGATCGGTGCTGATTTAATTGCCACGATCGATGGTTATAGCCGTGAAGATGTAGATGCCTTTGCGGCACGTTCCCATCAACGTGCGACGGCTGCGTGGCAACGGGGGGCGTTTGATCACTCAGTGATCCCCGTACACGATCGTAATGGCATGTTATTACTTAATAAAGACCAACTTGTTAGAGCGGATTGTTCCGTTACGTCCCTCGCTAAACTTAAACCTGCTTTTGCTCGGCTTGGACAAGCTGTGTTTGATAGTGTCGCTAAGCGTCGTTATCC from Moritella marina ATCC 15381 encodes the following:
- a CDS encoding acetyl-CoA C-acetyltransferase, translated to MIPEAYIYDAIRTPRGLGKPSGALHEAKPVNLLADLLNHLQQRNGFDTDAVDDIVLGCVTPIGEQGADIAKTAALVAGWKDDVGGVSLNRFCASGLESINMAAMKIRSGWEHLVIAGGIECMSRVKMGSDGGAWSMDPETSLATDYMPQGIGADLIATIDGYSREDVDAFAARSHQRATAAWQRGAFDHSVIPVHDRNGMLLLNKDQLVRADCSVTSLAKLKPAFARLGQAVFDSVAKRRYPQVGSIQHVHTPGNASGIVDGAALILIGSAEAGVKWDLKPRARVVATAVVGTDPTIMLTGPVPATQKALALAGLRVEDIDLFEVNEAFAAVVMRFMNELNISADIVNVNGGSIAMGHPLGATGAIILGSLLDELEARNLKRGLVTLCVGGGMGIATIIERVEG
- a CDS encoding ankyrin repeat domain-containing protein; this encodes MLNPKKIFPLIFLILPVLSLLVIINLHASELTVHEGYDELTPYYHAAARTGDDEVVIEFLNAGLPIDIKNHKGYTALMIATYNGNRSIVNTLIKRGTDVCAEDNKGNTALMAAIFRAEFTIAKMLLKSDCDANQQNKAGQTAVMYATLFGRKELRSLLIKRGADVLLKDNSGNSADSIQEY